A region from the Brassica napus cultivar Da-Ae chromosome C8, Da-Ae, whole genome shotgun sequence genome encodes:
- the LOC106433154 gene encoding jacalin-related lectin 3 isoform X1, with product MNVQGMQNVQGKPASVGPWGGQSGHAWDDGTFTTVRQIVIAHGYSIDSIQIEYDKNGTSVWSEKRGGKGGIKFDKVKLDYPHEYLTSVKGTYSAFDVWGNLCVRSLTFESNRKLYGPFGVESGTYFTLPKSDSMIIGFYGKAGWYLDAIGAYLKPIPKETNPTSKMVLHSPQNVPRGVKKLEHSGNIHGSVGQNFDMVGLKQKDSTLSSHEGHVDAEITKHKLVTDTEKLQPKAGGGVKIHGPWGGIGGIMFDDGIYTGVRQINLSRSVGIVWMKVCYDFKGQAVWGSKHGGRGGFKHDKIVFDYPSEVLTHITGTYGPLVYMGPNVIKSLTFHTNKGKHGPCGEEQGPSFTHKIDEGKVVGFHGREGIFLDSIGVHVMPCKISPFKPSPHNATVPHNNTGVGANKLVLAVNGHGEKFERGVVKEPTPNGSGPWGGNGGKPWDDGVFSGIKQIFVTRANDAISSLQIEYDKNGQSVWSVEHGGHSGVATHRIILEYPNETLTCISGYYGPLNNSDKSNVVKSLSLYTSRGKYGPYGEETGTFFTSTKTQGKVLGLHGRSSSYLDAVGVHMQQRLVDNKTQFNRTSCFKRY from the exons ATG AATGTTCAAGGAATGCAGAATGTTCAAGGAAAGCCTGCTTCAGTTGGACCATGGGGAGGCCAAAGTGGTCATGCATGGGATGATGGAACATTCACCACCGTAAGGCAAATAGTTATAGCACATGGTTATAGTATAGACTCCATCCAAATCGAGTATGACAAGAATGGTACGTCGGTTTGGTCTGAAAAACGTGGAGGAAAAGGAGGCATTAAGTTTGATAAG GTCAAACTTGATTACCCGCATGAGTATCTGACTTCAGTAAAGGGAACGTACAGTGCCTTTGACGTGTGGGGCAATCTATGTGTCCGGTCGCTTACATTTGAGAGTAACCGCAAACTATACGGACCATTTGGTGTTGAGTCAGGTACATACTTCACTTTGCCAAAATCAGACTCGATGATTATCGGGTTTTATGGGAAGGCTGGTTGGTATCTGGATGCTATTGGTGCTTACCTTAAACCAATTCCTAAAGAGACTAATCCCACGTCGAAAATGGTTTTGCACTCACCTCAAAATGTCCCTCGTGGTGTGAAGAAACTCGAGCACTCGGGGAATATTCATGGAAGTGTAGGCCAAAACTTTGATATGGTTGGACTTAAACAAAAAGATTCAACTTTGTCTTCTCATGAAGGTCACGTTGATGCTGAGATCACTAAACATAAG TTGGTGACAGATACTGAGAAATTGCAGCCAAAAGCTGGAGGTGGTGTGAAAATACATGGACCATGGGGTGGAATCGGTGGTATCATGTTTGACGACGGGATATATACCGGTGTTAGACAGATCAATTTGTCACGCAGTGTTGGGATTGTATGGATGAAGGTGTGCTATGATTTTAAAGGACAAGCTGTGTGGGGAAGCAAGCATGGTGGCAGGGGAGGATTCAAACATGATAAG ATTGTATTTGATTACCCATCAGAGGTTTTAACACATATAACGGGAACATATGGACCGTTGGTATACATGGGACCTAATGTGATAAAGTCACTGACTTTCCACACCAACAAAGGCAAACATGGACCTTGTGGAGAAGAACAAGGACCTtcttttacacataaaattgaCGAGGGTAAAGTTGTTGGATTCCATGGAAGAGAGGGTATATTTCTTGATTCCATTGGTGTTCATGTTATGCCATGCAAAATAAGTCCCTTTAAGCCATCTCCTCACAATGCAACTGTTCCTCATAACAACACTGGCGTAGGGGCTAATAAGCTAGTTCTTGCAGTAAACGGCCATGGCGAAAAG TTTGAGCGCGGAGTCGTGAAAGAACCAACACCGAACGGGTCTGGACCGTGGGGAGGCAACGGAGGTAAACCATGGGACGATGGTGTATTTTCAGGGATCAAGCAGATATTTGTAACAAGAGCAAATGATGCTATCTCTTCATTACAAATCGAGTACGATAAGAATGGACAATCTGTTTGGTCCGTTGAACATGGTGGTCATAGTGGAGTCGCCACACACAGG ATTATACTCGAGTATCCAAACGAGACGCTCACCTGCATTTCAGGGTATTACGGACCACTGAACAATTCAGACAAATCTAATGTTGTCAAGTCTCTGAGTTTGTACACTAGCCGTGGTAAGTACGGTCCGTACGGTGAAGAGACAGGGACGTTTTTCACTTCAACTAAAACACAAGGGAAAGTGTTGGGTTTACATGGAAGAAGCAGCTCCTACTTGGACGCCGTTGGAGTTCACATGCAGCAGCGGCTTGTTGACAATAAGACTCAGTTCAACAGGACTTCCTGTTTCAAGCGCTACTGA
- the LOC106433154 gene encoding jacalin-related lectin 3 isoform X2, which yields MNVQGKPASVGPWGGQSGHAWDDGTFTTVRQIVIAHGYSIDSIQIEYDKNGTSVWSEKRGGKGGIKFDKVKLDYPHEYLTSVKGTYSAFDVWGNLCVRSLTFESNRKLYGPFGVESGTYFTLPKSDSMIIGFYGKAGWYLDAIGAYLKPIPKETNPTSKMVLHSPQNVPRGVKKLEHSGNIHGSVGQNFDMVGLKQKDSTLSSHEGHVDAEITKHKLVTDTEKLQPKAGGGVKIHGPWGGIGGIMFDDGIYTGVRQINLSRSVGIVWMKVCYDFKGQAVWGSKHGGRGGFKHDKIVFDYPSEVLTHITGTYGPLVYMGPNVIKSLTFHTNKGKHGPCGEEQGPSFTHKIDEGKVVGFHGREGIFLDSIGVHVMPCKISPFKPSPHNATVPHNNTGVGANKLVLAVNGHGEKFERGVVKEPTPNGSGPWGGNGGKPWDDGVFSGIKQIFVTRANDAISSLQIEYDKNGQSVWSVEHGGHSGVATHRIILEYPNETLTCISGYYGPLNNSDKSNVVKSLSLYTSRGKYGPYGEETGTFFTSTKTQGKVLGLHGRSSSYLDAVGVHMQQRLVDNKTQFNRTSCFKRY from the exons ATG AATGTTCAAGGAAAGCCTGCTTCAGTTGGACCATGGGGAGGCCAAAGTGGTCATGCATGGGATGATGGAACATTCACCACCGTAAGGCAAATAGTTATAGCACATGGTTATAGTATAGACTCCATCCAAATCGAGTATGACAAGAATGGTACGTCGGTTTGGTCTGAAAAACGTGGAGGAAAAGGAGGCATTAAGTTTGATAAG GTCAAACTTGATTACCCGCATGAGTATCTGACTTCAGTAAAGGGAACGTACAGTGCCTTTGACGTGTGGGGCAATCTATGTGTCCGGTCGCTTACATTTGAGAGTAACCGCAAACTATACGGACCATTTGGTGTTGAGTCAGGTACATACTTCACTTTGCCAAAATCAGACTCGATGATTATCGGGTTTTATGGGAAGGCTGGTTGGTATCTGGATGCTATTGGTGCTTACCTTAAACCAATTCCTAAAGAGACTAATCCCACGTCGAAAATGGTTTTGCACTCACCTCAAAATGTCCCTCGTGGTGTGAAGAAACTCGAGCACTCGGGGAATATTCATGGAAGTGTAGGCCAAAACTTTGATATGGTTGGACTTAAACAAAAAGATTCAACTTTGTCTTCTCATGAAGGTCACGTTGATGCTGAGATCACTAAACATAAG TTGGTGACAGATACTGAGAAATTGCAGCCAAAAGCTGGAGGTGGTGTGAAAATACATGGACCATGGGGTGGAATCGGTGGTATCATGTTTGACGACGGGATATATACCGGTGTTAGACAGATCAATTTGTCACGCAGTGTTGGGATTGTATGGATGAAGGTGTGCTATGATTTTAAAGGACAAGCTGTGTGGGGAAGCAAGCATGGTGGCAGGGGAGGATTCAAACATGATAAG ATTGTATTTGATTACCCATCAGAGGTTTTAACACATATAACGGGAACATATGGACCGTTGGTATACATGGGACCTAATGTGATAAAGTCACTGACTTTCCACACCAACAAAGGCAAACATGGACCTTGTGGAGAAGAACAAGGACCTtcttttacacataaaattgaCGAGGGTAAAGTTGTTGGATTCCATGGAAGAGAGGGTATATTTCTTGATTCCATTGGTGTTCATGTTATGCCATGCAAAATAAGTCCCTTTAAGCCATCTCCTCACAATGCAACTGTTCCTCATAACAACACTGGCGTAGGGGCTAATAAGCTAGTTCTTGCAGTAAACGGCCATGGCGAAAAG TTTGAGCGCGGAGTCGTGAAAGAACCAACACCGAACGGGTCTGGACCGTGGGGAGGCAACGGAGGTAAACCATGGGACGATGGTGTATTTTCAGGGATCAAGCAGATATTTGTAACAAGAGCAAATGATGCTATCTCTTCATTACAAATCGAGTACGATAAGAATGGACAATCTGTTTGGTCCGTTGAACATGGTGGTCATAGTGGAGTCGCCACACACAGG ATTATACTCGAGTATCCAAACGAGACGCTCACCTGCATTTCAGGGTATTACGGACCACTGAACAATTCAGACAAATCTAATGTTGTCAAGTCTCTGAGTTTGTACACTAGCCGTGGTAAGTACGGTCCGTACGGTGAAGAGACAGGGACGTTTTTCACTTCAACTAAAACACAAGGGAAAGTGTTGGGTTTACATGGAAGAAGCAGCTCCTACTTGGACGCCGTTGGAGTTCACATGCAGCAGCGGCTTGTTGACAATAAGACTCAGTTCAACAGGACTTCCTGTTTCAAGCGCTACTGA
- the LOC106433160 gene encoding purine permease 14-like, whose protein sequence is MAQNQPIFQTKPQEHFVQIPINIERDSTTLINQTGNSNRRPNHWPTILLSTILVILGQSVAKLLENFYYDQINRSEYDESRQNDGVWTQALLQTVGFPLLLLPFIILTAKNRRNQPCDQLHYKSLTVIYICIGIVMTVQARLSAMGKLEIPFGVFTLIYTTQLFFTPILARLVNKIKFNRWVVISLALAIATGALTLSSAFGGEPDEAEENYARGSWAALFAGVCFSLLLCNIQNVFDNYIFKRTESSTTRKPSFASVFEVIIFSSLAATIISVAGLLIAGEQDDLKREMNEFSKGKGAYVMAMVGQAVSWQVYWVGIVGLVFSVSSVLSNVISVVTWPIVSVLVVIFFNFMDDEFDVFKGVALITAVLSAAAYFFRLHKENRDNDVIAN, encoded by the exons ATGGCTCAGAACCAACCAATCTTTCAGACCAAGCCACAag AACATTTTGTGCAGATTCCAATCAACATCGAGCGTGATTCAACCACACTCATAAACCAAACCGGAAACTCAAACCGGAGACCAAACCACTGGCCAACGATCCTCCTCTCAACCATCCTCGTCATCCTAGGCCAATCCGTAGCCAAACTCCTCGAAAACTTCTACTACGACCAAATCAACCGAAGCGAGTACGACGAATCCCGCCAAAACGACGGCGTTTGGACTCAAGCCCTCCTCCAAACCGTCGGCTtccctctcctcctcctccctttCATCATCCTCACCGCCAAGAACCGCCGCAACCAACCTTGCGACCAACTCCACTACAAATCTCTCACCGTGATCTACATCTGCATCGGAATCGTCATGACGGTCCAAGCGAGGCTCTCCGCCATGGGAAAGCTCGAGATCCCCTTCGGCGTTTTCACCCTCATCTACACGACGCAGCTCTTCTTCACTCCGATTCTCGCGCGCCTCGTCAACAAGATCAAGTTCAACCGGTGggtcgtgatctccttggctcTGGCCATCGCCACCGGAGCTCTCACGTTATCCTCGGCCTTCGGCGGGGAGCCCGACGAGGCGGAGGAGAATTACGCGAGAGGCTCGTGGGCGGCTCTGTTCGCCGGAGTCTgcttctctctcctcttgtgtAACATCCAAAACGTCTTCGACAACTACATCTTCAAACGCACCGAATCATCGACCACCAGAAAGCCTAGCTTCGCTTCTGTCTTCGAAGTCATCATCTTCTCCTCCCTCGCCGCCACCATCATCTCCGTGGCGGGACTTCTCATCGCCGGGGAGCAGGACGATTTGAAGAGGGAGATGAACGAGTTTTCCAAGGGGAAAGGTGCATACGTGATGGCTATGGTGGGCCAAGCCGTTTCGTGGCAGGTCTACTGGGTTGGGATCGTTGGGCTCGTGTTCTCTGTGTCGAGCGTGTTGTCGAACGTGATCAGTGTTGTCACGTGGCCGATCGTGTCGGTTCTTGTGGTGATATTCTTTAACTTTATGGACGATGAGTTTGATGTGTTCAAAGGTGTTGCCTTGATCACTGCCGTCTTGAGCGCCGCCGCTTATTTCTTCAGGCTTCATAAGGAGAATCGTGATAATGACGTAATAGCTAATTAA
- the LOC106433177 gene encoding protein TRIGALACTOSYLDIACYLGLYCEROL 1, chloroplastic — MMQTCCIHQSLPFPQRILPRHDASIGFKPPKLGFIGKNQPLGILNLIRQRRLYVNLNANDAHPSMSILEEETSSENSAPTPEAELPFSEWSPSKSIWRGLSVPIIAGQVLLRILKGKIHWRNTLQQLERTGPKSLGVCLLTSTFVGMAFTIQFVREFTRLGLNRSIGGVLALAFSRELSPVITSIVVAGRMGSAFAAELGTMQVSEQTDTLRVLGADPIDYLITPRVIASCLALPFLTLMCFTVGMASSALLSDAVYGISINIIMDSAHRALRPWDIVSAMIKSQVFGAIISVISCSWGVTTTGGAKGVGESTTSAVVMSLVGIFIADFVLSSFFFQGAGDSLKNCV, encoded by the exons ATGATGCAGACTTGTTGTATCCATCAGTCATTGCCATTTCCTCAGAG AATTCTTCCAAGGCACGATGCTTCCATCGGTTTTAAGCCTCCCAAACTCGGTTTCATTGGAAAGAATCAGCCTTTGGGGATTTTGAATCTTATACGGCAAAGAAGATTATACGTGAACTTGAATGCTAATGACGCTCACCCATCCATGTCTATCCTAGAAGAAGAAACCTCCTCTGAAAACAGCGCACCGACTCCAGAAGCTGAGCTTCCATTCAGCGAATGGTCACCTTCTAAATCCATATGGAGAGGCTTATCAGTCCCCATCATAGCAGGACAAGTCCTTCTCCGGATACTCAAGGGCAAGATCCACTGGAGAAACACTCTCCAACAGCTCGAGAGAACCGGACCCAAATCTCTAGGAGTCTGCCTTCTCACTTCCACATTCGTCGGCATGGCTTTCACCATCCAGTTCGTTAGAGAATTCACCAGGCTAGGCCTCAACAGATCCATCGGAGGCGTCTTGGCTCTCGCCTTCTCCAGAGAGCTCAGTCCTGTCATCACGTCCATCGTTGTCGCCGGGAGAATGGGAAGCGCGTTTGCAGCTGAGCTGGGGACAATGCAAGTCTCGGAGCAAACCGATACGCTCCGTGTCTTAGGAGCTGACCCGATTGATTATCTCATCACGCCGAGAGTCATCGCTTCGTGTCTGGCCTTGCCGTTTCTGACTCTCATGTGTTTTACTGTCGGGATGGCTTCGAGCGCTCTGCTATCCGATGCGGTTTATGGGATTAGTATTAACATAATCATGGACTCGGCTCATAGAGCGCTTAGACCGTGGGACATTGTGAGTGCCATGATTAAGTCTCAGGTGTTTGGTGCTATAATATCTGTGATTAGTTGTTCTTGGGGAGTTACCACTACGGGAGGTGCTAAAGGTGTTGGAGAATCCACAACTTCTGCAGTTGTCATGTCTCTTGTCGGAATCTTTATTGCTGATTTTGTgctttcttccttcttctttcaGGGTGCTGGAGATTCTTTAAAGAACTGtgtgtaa
- the LOC106433176 gene encoding filament-like plant protein 4 gives MDRKSWPWKKKSSSEKPAPVTAQDQENGKKPSYISFDQYSHLNGLKDDVHKYEAQVLNLQDQIKELDSKLSTANADITSKEAMVKQHSKVAEEAVSGWEKAEAEASALKTHLETVTLAKLTVEDRAAHLDGALKECMKQVRSLKEENEQKLHDVIVSNTNQMDKIRDEFESKIREFEQELLRSGAENDALSRSLQERSNMVIRISEEKSQAEAEIEHLKSNIESCEREINTLKYETHVITKELEIRNEEKNMSMRSAEAANKQHLEGVKKIAKLEAECQRLRTLVRKKLPGPGALAQMKMEVESLGRGGDHHRQRGSPAKPSSPLMSPMSQVSGFPYDNMQKIHKENDLLTERLLAMEEETKMLKEALAKRNSELQVSRSLCARTANKLQTLESQRMSNPPSMASMSEDGNEDARSIAGSLMSDISQTNKDKNKTKSANQLELMDDFLEMEKLACLPSGDSDADADADAEIPPLMKRISTSLQSLPKDAAFEKILEEVQCAIEDAGGPNVKEIPMSSETTEETVSQELAHALSQIYHFVSHLAKEATPCQDTFSQKVQELSVTLDRVLSKEKTLVDFLFDLSRVLVEASELKINVVGFNASEVEIHSPDCIDKVALPENKALKDSSGEHYQSGCSQSSDSEIPDDCIGYEHKLSAVACTFTSDEFEGLKLEKEKAETNLASCEADLEATKSKLQETEQLLAEVKSDLESVQRSNGMAETQLKCMVESYRSLETRSSELEIELSSLKSKIENLEDELHEEKENHQEALTKCQELEEQLQRNNQTCQVTEADPKSKQDNEIAAAAEKLQECQETILLLGKQLKSMCPQTEQVASSPSHDQALIPEEENEYTTSTNPQVKTPSSPSDKETPSMTTMRSPVAPKHKHTKSNSPSSSSSGLTPEKHSKGLSRLFSSKAKY, from the exons ATGGATCGTAAGAGCTGGCCATGGAAGAAGAAGTCCTCCTCTGAGAAACCTGCTCCAGTCACGGCCCAGGACCAG gAAAATGGGAAGAAGCCTAGCTACATCTCCTTTGACCAATACTCTCATCTCAATGGTTTGAAAGATGACGTTCACAAGTACGAGGCACAAGTCCTCAACCTACAAGACCAGATCAAGGAGTTAGATTCCAAGCTGTCTACAGCTAATGCAGATATTACATCCAAGGAGGCTATGGTCAAACAGCACTCCAAAGTCGCTGAAGAAGCTGTCTCAGGCTGGGAAAAAGCTGAAGCAGAAGCCTCTGCTTTGAAAACGCATCTCGAAACCGTCACCCTCGCCAAGCTCACCGTTGAAGACCGTGCTGCGCATCTAGACGGAGCTCTCAAGGAGTGTATGAAACAGGTaaggagtctaaaggaagagaacGAACAGAAGCTGCATGATGTCATTGTAAGTAACACCAACCAAATGGACAAGATCAGAGACGAGTTCGAGTCCAAGATCCGAGAGTTCGAGCAAGAGCTGCTCCGTTCCGGAGCTGAGAACGACGCGCTGTCAAGATCGCTGCAAGAGCGTTCCAACATGGTGATAAGGATAAGCGAAGAGAAGTCGCAAGCAGAGGCCGAGATCGAGCATCTCAAGAGCAACATAGAGTCCTGCGAGAGGGAGATCAACACTCTCAAGTACGAAACCCATGTGATCACCAAAGAGCTCGAGATCCGCAACGAGGAGAAGAACATGAGCATGAGATCTGCGGAGGCAGCGAACAAGCAGCATTTGGAAGGTGTCAAGAAGATTGCAAAGCTGGAAGCCGAGTGCCAGAGGCTACGCACTTTGGTAAGAAAGAAACTCCCTGGTCCTGGGGCGCTTGCGCAGATGAAAATGGAGGTTGAGAGCTTAGGGAGAGGAGGAGACCATCATAGACAGAGGGGGTCACCAGCTAAGCCTTCTAGTCCTCTCATGTCTCCAATGTCACAGGTCTCTGGCTTCCCGTATGACAATATGCAGAAGATTCACAAAGAAAACGATTTGTTGACAGAGAGGTTACTTGCAATGGAAGAAGAGACAAAGATGCTCAAAGAAGCTTTGGCTAAGCGTAACAGCGAGCTTCAGGTTTCAAGAAGCCTCTGTGCTAGGACAGCAAACAAGCTTCAAACATTGGAATCTCAGAGGATGAGTAATCCTCCTAGTATGGCTTCAATGTCTGAAGACGGAAACGAAGATGCTAGAAGCATCGCTGGGTCTTTGATGTCTGATATCTCTCAAACCAACAAGGATaaaaacaaaacgaagagtGCTAACCAGTTGGAGCTTATGGATGATTTTCTAGAAATGGAGAAGCTAGCTTGTCTACCAAGTGGTGATTCTGATGCTGATGCTGATGCTGATGCTGAGATTCCACCGCTGATGAAAAGAATCTCAACTTCGCTTCAGTCTCTTCCCAAAGATGCTGCTTTCGAGAAGATTTTGGAAGAGGTACAATGTGCCATTGAAGATGCAGGTGGGCCTAATGTAAAGGAGATACCCATGTCAAGTGAGACCACAGAGGAAACAGTTAGCCAAGAACTGGCTCATGCTCTTTCTCAGATATACCACTTTGTTTCCCACCTTGCGAAAGAAGCAACGCCGTGTCAGGACACGTTCTCTCAAAAAGTTCAAGAGTTGTCTGTCACACTTGACAGAGTGTTGAGCAAGGAGAAGACTCTGGTGGACTTTCTGTTTGATCTCTCTCGTGTTTTAGTAGAAGCTAGTGAGCTGAAAATCAATGTGGTGGGATTTAACGCATCTGAAGTGGAGATTCACAGCCCTGACTGCATTGATAAAGTCGCTTTACCGGAAAACAAAGCTCTAAAAGATTCATCAGGTGAGCATTACCAGAGTGGTTGTTCTCAGAGCTCTGATTCCGAGATTCCAGATGATTGCATCGGCTACGAACACAAGCTCTCAGCAGTTGCTTGTACATTTACATCAGACGAGTTTGAAGGGTTGAAGCTGGAGAAAGAAAAAGCAGAGACCAACCTTGCAAGCTGTGAAGCGGATCTTGAAGCAACTAAGTCGAAACTACAAGAAACAGAGCAGCTTCTTGCTGAAGTGAAGTCAGATTTGGAATCTGTTCAGAGGTCTAATGGCATGGCCGAGACGCAGCTCAAATGCATGGTTGAATCATACAGATCTCTGGAAACTAGATCATCAGAGCTGGAAATCGAGTTGAGTTCTCTTAAAAGCAAAATAGAAAACTTGGAAGATGAGCTTCATGAGGAAAAGGAAAACCACCAAGAGGCTTTAACCAAATGCCAAGAACTCGAAGAGCAATTACAAAg GAACAACCAAACCTGCCAAGTAACTGAAGCTGATCCCAAAAGCAAACAGGACAATGAAATAGCAGCTGCTGCAGAGAAGTTACAGGAGTGTCAAGAGACTATATTGCTTCTCGGGAAGCAACTCAAATCCATGTGTCCTCAAACAGAACAAGTTGCTTCTTCTCCAAGCCACGACCAAGCCctaatccccgaagaagaaaacgaataCACAACTTCCACAAATCCTCAAGTCAAAACACCAAGTTCGCCTTCAGACAAGGAAACACCATCGATGACTACAATGAGATCTCCCGTAGCGCCGAAACATAAACACACCAAGTCAAACTCaccatcctcctcctcctcaggaCTTACCCCTGAGAAACACTCTAAAGGACTAAGCAGGTTATTCTCCTCTAAAGCAAAGTATTAA
- the LOC106433167 gene encoding auxin-responsive protein SAUR50, whose translation MAEGVGKCSKIRHIVRLRQMLRRWRNKARLSSVSRSVPSDVPSGHVAVCVGSGCRRFVVRASYLNHPILSNLLVQAEEEYGFVNQGPLVIPCEESVFEEAIRFISRSNRCTCPEDLQKCHGGVTSKLDLLIESRPLLHGVVDKAVW comes from the coding sequence ATGGCCGAAGGTGTCGGAAAATGCAGCAAGATCCGCCACATTGTGAGGCTCAGGCAAATGCTCAGGCGATGGCGAAACAAAGCACGTTTATCTTCAGTCAGCCGTTCTGTGCCGTCGGATGTTCCATCTGGACACGTGGCGGTATGCGTGGGAAGTGGCTGCAGGAGATTCGTGGTGCGCGCGTCGTACCTGAACCATCCGATCCTGAGTAATCTACTTGTCCAAGCTGAGGAGGAGTACGGTTTCGTTAACCAGGGGCCGCTGGTTATCCCCTGTGAAGAATCGGTTTTCGAGGAAGCTATCCGGTTTATTTCCCGGTCGAACCGGTGTACTTGTCCCGAAGATCTCCAGAAATGCCACGGAGGGGTCACAAGCAAGCTTGATCTTTTGATCGAATCTCGACCGTTGCTTCACGGGGTCGTCGATAAAGCCGTCTGGTGA